One genomic window of Solanum stenotomum isolate F172 chromosome 9, ASM1918654v1, whole genome shotgun sequence includes the following:
- the LOC125876525 gene encoding pentatricopeptide repeat-containing protein At5g66520-like, whose product MLHSVCLASPLHSPKLKDSINGTSEIPNTTLLHHFTSPFELKQAVAFLIKTNKPLSLLPLSRVASMCALTPDFPFAQQIFSSVDQQEVAIWNSCLRHLAEGSSLIDAVYLFHQMRSYNVSLDCFTCSFVLKACVGLRYLLHGRIVHGYIEKLGFQSNLVLLNALLHLYATCGAMADANLLFDKMPQRDVVSWNIMITQLAKKGDVDGAFDLFEKMPERNLRSWTAMITGFVHCGKAKEAIRLFVEMEETGLRANEVTVVAILAACADLGALELGWRIHEYSNKSGFKRNVHICNTLIDMYIKCGCLEAAKVVFDEMKERTIVSWSAMIQGLAIHGHGDEALELFNEMIKMGMKPNEVTFLGILHACSHMGLINKGRELFTSMSRDYNISPQIEHYGCMVDLLSRAGLLQDAYELITSMPIKPNAVVWGSFLGGCRIQKDVKMAEEAIRQLGVLDPLNDGYYIIMSNIYAEAKRWEDAARVRKLMKDRGVKKTPGWSSITIAGTTHEFVAGDDNHPQAEQIFKRWDELLEQMKSKGYVPNISVVLLDIEENEKEKYVYQHSEKLALVFGLMNIKPGETIRIMKNLRVCEDCHAAFKVISEIVKREIVVRDRNRFHCFKDGFCSCKDYW is encoded by the coding sequence ATGCTGCATTCTGTTTGCTTGGCATCTCCACTTCACTCTCCAAAACTCAAAGACTCCATTAATGGCACTTCAGAAATCCCCAATACTACCCTTCTCCACCATTTCACTTCTCCATTCGAGCTCAAACAAGCTGTTGCCTTTCTCATCAAAACCAATAAACCTCTTTCACTACTCCCACTTTCTCGGGTAGCTTCCATGTGCGCACTTACTCCCGATTTCCCCTTTGCTCAACAGATTTTCAGCTCTGTTGATCAGCAAGAAGTTGCCATATGGAATAGCTGTTTGAGACATCTTGCTGAAGGTAGTTCTTTAATTGATGCAGTTTACTTGTTTCATCAAATGCGTAGTTACAATGTGAGTCTTGACTGTTTCACTTGCTCGTTTGTTCTTAAGGCTTGTGTTGGGTTACGGTATCTTTTACATGGGAGAATTGTTCATGGGTATATAGAGAAACTTGGGTTTCAATCGAATTTAGTTTTGCTAAATGCACTTCTTCATTTGTATGCTACTTGTGGAGCAATGGCTGATGCGAACCTTCTGTTCGATAAAATGCCTCAACGAGATGTTGTGTCCTGGAACATAATGATTACCCAATTAGCGAAAAAGGGTGATGTTGATGGGGCGTTTGACTTGTTTGAGAAAATGCCTGAGAGAAATTTAAGGTCTTGGACTGCTATGATTACTGGTTTTGTTCATTGCGGGAAGGCTAAAGAGGCTATTAGACTTTTCGTAGAAATGGAAGAGACGGGGTTGAGGGCGAATGAGGTGACTGTAGTGGCTATTCTTGCAGCTTGTGCTGATTTGGGTGCACTTGAATTGGGTTGGAGGATTCATGAGTATTCAAATAAGAGCGGGTTCAAGAGAAACGTTCACATTTGTAACACTCTGATTGACATGTACATTAAGTGTGGCTGCTTAGAGGCTGCAAAAGTTGTTTTCGATGAAATGAAGGAACGAACAATTGTATCATGGTCAGCTATGATCCAGGGTTTAGCTATCCATGGGCATGGGGATGAAGCCTTAGAACTCTTTAACGAGATGATCAAAATGGGAATGAAGCCTAATGAGGTCACGTTTCTTGGAATCTTGCATGCTTGCAGCCATATGGGGTTGATCAACAAGGGGCGCGAACTTTTTACTAGCATGAGTAGAGACTATAACATTTCCCCTCAAATCGAGCATTATGGTTGCATGGTTGATCTCTTGAGTCGAGCAGGACTTCTTCAAGACGCATATGAGCTCATCACAAGCATGCCTATAAAACCAAATGCTGTTGTATGGGGTTCTTTTCTTGGTGGATGTAGAATTCAAAAGGATGTGAAAATGGCTGAGGAAGCTATCAGGCAACTAGGTGTCCTGGACCCTCTTAACGATGGATACTACATTATCATGTCTAACATTTATGCAGAAGCTAAGCGTTGGGAAGATGCAGCAAGGGTGAGGAAGTTGATGAAAGATCGCGGAGTAAAGAAAACTCCAGGTTGGAGTTCAATTACTATAGCAGGAACAACGCACGAATTTGTGGCTGGAGATGATAACCATCCTCAGGCCGAGCAGATCTTTAAGAGATGGGATGAACTGCTAGAACAAATGAAGTCCAAAGGATATGTACCAAATATATCAGTGGTTCTACTTGACATAGAAgagaatgagaaagaaaaatatgtgtatCAACATAGTGAGAAATTGGCTCTTGTTTTCGGTTTGATGAACATAAAGCCAGGAGAAACGATCAGAATAATGAAGAATCTTCGCGTTTGTGAAGATTGTCATGCTGCTTTCAAAGTAATATCAGAAATTGTCAAGAGAGAGATAGTTGTGCGTGATAGGAATAGGTTTCATTGTTTTAAAGATGGATTTTGTTCTTGTAAAGACTATTGGTAA
- the LOC125876535 gene encoding uncharacterized protein LOC125876535: MGSSEGRRATLMVYRNLLKAVKKHIGREEHKAHFTDFSREEFKKNINLEYLKDSSFIQQRINLAQNYTCLLNSIHHHKDLLFSYNIAVDRSNEMTKVLGKSAASVGLRLPDVYQH, encoded by the exons ATGGGATCTTCTGAAGGTCGAAGAGCAACTTTAATGGTGTATAGAAATCTACTCAAAGCAGTGAAAAAACATATAGGGAGGGAAGAACACAAAGCTCATTTTACTGATTTCAGCAGGGAAGAATTCAAGAAGAACATAAATCTGGAATACCTAAAAGACTCTTCTTTTATTCAGCAAAGAATTAATCTTGCTCAAAATTATACTTGTCTTCTCAATAGTATCCATCATCATAAG GACTTGTTATTTTCTTACAACATCGCAGTGGATAGATCAAATGAGATGACAAAAGTGCTGGGCAAATCTGCTGCAAGTGTGGGTCTACGCCTTCCTGATGTTTATCAGCATTAA
- the LOC125876526 gene encoding serine/threonine-protein kinase D6PK-like, whose amino-acid sequence MASTPSSKSLAEKLNKTTGNQTTERSSRRSTPSQVPKNNKLEIATSKEREVVSKQLVVESTVSQKSQISQPKGSSNSLADKFDSNLYLGNSKYSASGVGSMPMEVKGSQGTADQERKNSIKDSSASAKVSDGASSIAKTSGSAKISDRADFIESGKSSICRGSTGTDVSEESTSSSLSSSVNKPHKANDSRWEAIQAIRSKDGALDLRHFRLLKKLGSGDIGSVYLSELCGTKCYFAMKVMDKASLASRKKLLRAQTEREILQSLDHPFLPTLYSHFETEKFSCLVMEFCPGGDLHTLRQRQPGKHFSEQAVKFYVAEVLLSLEYLHMLGIVYRDLKPENVLVREDGHIMLSDFDLSLRCAVSPTLVKSSSLEGEPLRKNSAYCVQPACIEPSCIQPSCAVPTTCFGPRLFSSKSKKEKKSKNEIGNQVSPLPELIAEPTGARSMSFVGTHEYLAPEIIKGEGHGSAVDWWTFGIFLYELLFGKTPFKGSGNRQTLFNVVGQPLRFPETPVVSFSARDLIRGLLVKEPQHRLAYKRGATEIKQHPFFEGVNWALIRCASPPEIPRPVEFERISVPPAASTSEKGVAGTVPYQKNSDNYLEFDFF is encoded by the exons ATGGCCTCGACACCTTCTTCCAAGAGTTTAGCCGAAAAGCTGAACAAGACAACTGGAAATCAGACAACAGAGCGGAGTTCTCGCAGGTCTACACCTTCCCAAGttccaaaaaataacaaattagaGATCGCGACTTCTAAAGAACGAGAAGTTGTATCGAAACAGCTTGTGGTAGAATCAACTGTCAGCCAAAAATCGCAGATCAGTCAACCTAAGGGATCTTCCAACTCACTTGCTGATAAATTTGATTCAAACTTATATTTGGGCAATTCAAAGTATTCAGCTAGTGGAGTAGGTTCTATGCCTATGGAGGTAAAAGGTTCACAAGGGACAGCTGATCAGGAAAGGAAGAATTCTATTAAGGACAGCTCAGCATCAGCCAAAGTTAGTGATGGGGCTAGCAGTATTGCAAAAACAAGTGGAAGTGCAAAAATTAGCGATCGAGCAGATTTTATTGAGAGTGGTAAGAGCAGCATCTGTAGGGGGAGCACAGGAACTGACGTAAGTGAGGAGAGTACTTCTAGCAGCTTGAGCAGCAGTGTCAACAAACCTCATAAAGCTAATGACTCAAGATGGGAAGCCATCCAAGCTATCCGTAGTAAAGATGGGGCATTGGATTTGAGGCACTTCCGGTTGCTGAAGAAGCTGGGAAGTGGTGATATTGGAAGTGTGTATCTGTCTGAGTTGTGTGGAACAAAGTGTTATTTTGCCATGAAAGTTATGGATAAGGCGTCGTTAGCTAGTCGTAAGAAGTTGCTTCGTGCTCAGACAGAAAGAGAGATATTGCAGTCCTTGGACCATCCATTTCTCCCAACATTATATAGCCATTTTGAAACAGAAAAGTTTTCATGTCTAGTGATGGAGTTCTGCCCAGGAGGAGACCTGCACACACTCAGACAAAGACAACCAGGGAAGCATTTTTCAGAACAAGCGGTGAA GTTCTACGTAGCAGAAGTGCTCCTTTCTCTGGAATACCTTCACATGCTTGGCATTGTATACCGTGATCTCAAGCCAGAAAATGTGCTTGTCAGAGAAGATGGACATATAATGCTCTCTGATTTTGACCTCTCCCTTCGCTGTGCTGTCAGTCCAACGCTTGTCAAGTCATCATCTCTTGAAGGTGAGCCACTGCGCAAGAATTCAGCTTATTGTGTGCAGCCAGCATGCATCGAGCCCTCTTGTATTCAGCCGTCCTGTGCTGTTCCTACAACATGTTTCGGGCCTCGCCTCTTTTCCAGCAagtcaaagaaagaaaagaaatctaaaaatgaaataggtaATCAAGTTAGCCCATTACCAGAGCTTATTGCTGAGCCTACTGGAGCGCGGTCAATGTCATTTGTTGGGACTCACGAGTATTTAGCACCCGAGATAATCAAAGGTGAAGGACACGGGAGTGCAGTAGACTGGTGGACCTTTGGTATCTTTCTATACGAGTTACTGTTTGGCAAAACACCCTTCAAGGGATCAGGAAATCGACAAACTCTTTTCAACGTTGTTGGTCAGCCCTTGCGGTTTCCAGAAACTCCAGTGGTCAGTTTCTCAGCGAGAGATCTTATCCGAGGCTTGCTGGTGAAGGAGCCACAGCATAGATTGGCATACAAAAGAGGAGCCACAGAAATCAAGCAACATCCTTTCTTTGAAGGTGTAAATTGGGCTTTGATACGTTGCGCGAGCCCTCCTGAGATCCCGAGGCCCGTGGAATTCGAGAGAATTTCAGTTCCACCAGCAGCATCAACCAGTGAGAAAGGTGTAGCTGGAACTGTCCCTTACCAGAAGAATTCAGACAactatcttgaatttgatttcttctaa